In the genome of Verrucomicrobium sp., the window GGATGTCCGCTGGGTGCGTTCCGCGGCATGCCTGATTCAGGATGCTGCGGGAGTGGCCGTGCGGGCCGTCGGTTTCGTGGTTGATATCACCGACGCCAAGCTGGCGGAAGAAAAACTGGGCGAAAGCCACGAGGCGCTGCGCCAGGCGGAAAGGCTCGCGCGGCTTGGAAACTGGAAGTGGGATATCGAGTCGGATTACGCCGTGTGGTCGGAGGCGCTCTACGAGATCTTTGGCCTGGACCCGACTCAGCCCGCACCCAAGCTTCAGGAGCTAAGCCGGGTCTTTGTGCCGGAAAGCTTCGAGGCCTTTCTCTCCGTCGCCAAGCAGTGCGCCATCATGGGCACGCCCTATAGCATCGATCTGAAGGGGGTCCGCGCGGACGGAACTTATTGTTTCGTGAATGCGCGGGGAGAGCCGGTGCGGGACGCCGCGGGACGCATTGTCGGCGCGCGCGGCACCTTGGTCGACATTACCGAGCGGAAGGACGCGGAGAATCGCGTGCGCGCTTTGAGCGAGCGGATCCAGCTTGCCGTGGAGGCTGGCGGCGTCGGCATTTGGGAGATGGATGTCCGGGCCCAGACCTTTGTATGGGACGACCAGATGCACGCCCTCTACGGGCTGCCGCCCGGCAAGTTTGGCGGAAGCTTGGAGGAGTGGAGGACCAGGATGCATCCGGATGATGCGGACCGCATCCTCTCCGATTGGCGGCAGGCGTTTGAGAGCGGTTCGACGTTTAGCGGGGAATTCCGGATCCTCAATCCCATCGAGGGAGTCCGCTACCTGCGCGCCCAAGCCCGGATTTTCCGAGGCTCGGACGGCGTGCCGGTGCGCGCAATCGGCACGAATTGGGACATCACGGCGGAGCGGGAGACGGGGGAGAAGCTGCGGGCGGAGCGGCATATGCTGCGGACGCTGATCGACCATCTGCCGCAAGCTATCTTTATCATCGACCGGGAGGACCGGCTTCAGGTGGGAAACCTCGCCCTTCAGCATTTTATGGGGCTGCTTCCCGGGGACGACGGCGCCGGGCGAAAGGTGCACGAACACTTTCCGAAGGAGGTCAGAGAAACGCCCTGGCAGGATTGTGTGCGGGTCATGGAGACGGGGCAGCCCCTGCTGCAGCATATTGAATGCCTGAAGATGGCCGATGGGGGCGCCCGCTGGTTCCGCACCACGAAAGTCCCTTGGCGCGATATGGAGGGCGGGATCATCGGCCTTGTTTGCGTGTCTGAGGACATCACCGAGGAGCAGGCCATTCGCAGGAAGGTGGAGGAGCAGTCGGCCCAGCTCGCGGAAACCAACACCAATCTTCAGGCGGCGCTCGCCGAGGCGGAGCATCAGGCGGAGCGGGCCCATGCGTCGGAGCGGGCCAAGGGGGAATTCCTCGCGGTGATGAGCCATGAGATCCGCACCCCGATGAACAGCATCCTGGGCATGGTTGGGCTGGCTCTCAAAACCGACCTTACGCCTAAGCAGCGCAATTATCTGGGCAAGGTCGAGCTTTCCGCGAGGGCGCTCGTCGCGATCATCAACGACATCCTGGACTTCTCCAAGATCGAGGCGGGAGGCATGACCCTGGAGTTCGTCGAATTCTCGGTCGAGTCACTGTTGGAGTCGGTTGCCGCCGTCACCGCCATGCGCGCGGAGGAAAAGGGGATCGAAATCGCCTTCTCTGTGGCCCCCGGCGTCCCGGAGCGGATCGTTGGCGACTCGCTTCGACTGGGGCAGGTGCTGATCAATCTCGTCAACAATGCGGTTAAGTTCACGGATAGGGGTGAGGTGGTCGTTTCCGTGGCGCTGGAGCCGGAGCCGGGCTTGCTGCGTTTTTCCGTTCAAGACACCGGCATCGGGCTTTCTGAGGAGCAGGTCGGGCGCCTCTTTCAGCCCTTCGTCCAGGCTGAGGCCGGGGTCTCGAGAAAATACGGCGGCACCGGCCTTGGCCTCGCTATTTGCAAGCGCCTCGTGGAGCTAATGGGAGGGGTCATTGGGGTGCGGAGCCAGCCGGGCCTTGGCAGCACCTTCTCCTTCACCGCCCGCACGCCCCGCCCGGCCCAGGTGCCCGCATCGGACACGGATAGGTGGGTCGGACTGGCCCGCCGGCGGGTCCTGGTCATCGACGATAACGACACCGCCCGCGATATTCTGTGCGGGATGGTGCGGCGTTTCGGCATGGACACTATGACGGCAGCGTCGGGAGAGGTGGGGATCGCGCTGCTGCGGGAGGCATCCCGGAAGGGCTCCCCGTTTGAGGTGGTGCTGATGGACTGGCGGATGCCCGGAATGGATGGGCTGGAGAGCGCGCGGCAGATCAAAGCCGATGCCCTGCTCCAGCGCGTGCCGGCGGTCCTTATGGTGACGGCGTATGCGCGGGAGGAGATCCTCCGCCACGCCGAGCAGCTCCGGCTGGAAGGCGTCCTCATCAAGCCTGTGACTGAGTCGGTCCTATTCAACACGCTGATGGAGGCGCTGGGCCAAGCCCATTCCATCCGGCGGTTGGTGGGCCGGGACCTAGGCCGGCTGCGCGGTGTGCGCGTGCTGCTGGCCGATGACGACGCTCTCAACCGGGAGGTGGGCGTCGAACTATTGCGGCAGGTCGGCGTTGAGGTTGAGGCGGTGGAGAGCGGCGAGGCCGTCCTCTCCCGGATCGAGGCGAAAGATTTTGACCTGCTCCTGTTGGACATGGAGATGGCGGGCATGGGCGGCCTGGAAACGGCGCGGCGTCTTCGGCTGAATGCGCGCTTTGAGAGACTCCCGATCGTTGCCATGACGGGAAACGTCGATACCGCTTCCCGGCAGGCCGTCCGCAATGCGGGTATGGACGGGCATGTCGAAAAGCCGATCGATGCGGATTTTCTCTACGATACGCTGCTCCGGCTTCTGCCCCTTGCTCCCGGCCTGGCCTCGCTGGCTGGAAAGCGGGTGCTTGTGGTTGACGACAACTCCTTTAACCGGGAGGTGGTGGGCGATCTTCTGGTCGCCATCGGAATTGAGGTGGAGTTTGCGGTCAATGGCCGGGAGGCCCTGGAGCGGGTTGAAGGGGCGGCGTATGACGTGGTCTTTTTGGACGTGCAGATGCCGGAGATGGACGGCCTGGAAGTAGCCCGGGCGATCCGGGCCCGGCCCCGGCTTGCCTCTCTGCCCTTGATTGCGCTCACCGCGCAGGCCCAGGAGTCGGACCGGGAGGCGAGCCTTGCTGCGGGGATGAACGCCCATTTGGCAAAGCCGATCGACGAGGCGCTCTTGTACCAGACCTTGCAGCGGTTTCTTGTTCCTACCGCCCAGGCCGTTTCTGAAGCGCCGCCGCCGACGTTTCCCTCCGCCCTTCCCGGAATTGACTTGGCCGTGGCCCAGGCCCGCTTTGGCGGCCGGTGCGAACATTTCTTAAGAGGCTTCCTGCGGGACTTCGCCTCCGCCCCGGAGCGCATCGACGAGAAGCTGCGCGCGGACGATCATGCGGCGCTGGGCTTCCTGGGCCACACGGTGAAATCGGTGGCGGCCTATCTAGGCGCCCGCGCGCTGGCTGACGCCGCCTCTCTCGTCGAGGCCGCCGCGAAAGCGGGGCAGAGGGAGGCCATGCCCGGGCTGGCGTCCGACTTCCAGCGGCATCTGCGGATCGTGATCGAAGGGCTGGCGGAGCATCTGCCCCTTGAGGGGAAGGAGGCGAAAGGGAGCGCCGCGGCGGGGCCAGCCCGGATTGCGGAGCTTCTGGACAAGGCGGCGCCACTGGTGCGCAAGGGCAGCTTCGATGCGGTGCCCTTGTTGGAGGAAATCCGGTCCATCCTTGCGGCCACGCCGCACGCAGCGCTGGCCGGGGAGCTCTGCGCCCAGTTTGAGGACGTCGAGTTAAAGAAGGCTGCCGAAACTCTGGAGCGGCTTCAAAAGGAGATCGCGGGAAAGAAAGGTGCCCCGTGACGGACTCTCCGCTGGATACCGTCCTGCTGGTTGACGATGACCGGGTGAACCGGATGCTGTTGGCCGACACTCTCCAGCTTGATTGTCACGTGCTCCTGGCGAAGGACGGCCCATCTGCCCTCCGGCAGATCCGGGAGAACTCGGAAATTTCGCTCGTCCTTTTGGACGTGAGCATGCCGGGGATGGATGGTTACGAGGTCCTGCGCCTCCTAAAGGCGGATGGGAGCACGGCCCATGTGCCGGTGGTTTTCATCACCGGCAATACGGATGAGGCGGAGGAAGAGCGGGGCCTGGCCGCCGGCGCTGTGGACTATATCGTCAAGCCGGTGCGCCCTGCGCTCGTCCGTGCGCGCATCCGCACCTTGCTTAAGACGGCTATCCTGGAGAGGGAATTGACACGGCCTCCGGCCTCTGCTCCGCCGGGTTCCCCCGATCCCGCGGTGGTCCTTCTTGTGGACGACGAGGCGGTTGTCGCTGAGGCGGTGAGGGCTGATTTACAGGGCTTGCCCGGCCTGGAATTCCACCATTGCGCGGACGGAACGGGGGCGGTCCATGAGGCCGTCCGGCTCCGGCCCACGGTAATCCTGCAGGACCTAAGCATGCCTGGAGTGGACGGCCTCCTCCTCCTGGCCCGCTACCGGGAACACCCGTGCCTACGGGACGTGCCTGTCCTGGTTCTGTCCGGGCAGGAGGAGCCGCTGGTGAAAGCGCAGGCGTTTGAAATCGGCGCCAGCGACTACCTGGTCAAGCCCACCGCCCAGGCCGAGTTGCTCGCCCGTATCCGCTTCCACTCCCAGGCGTATCAGGACCGGCTCCGGCGTGACGAGGCCGCCCGGGTCCTGCGCGAGGCGATGCGGCTGCGCGAGGATTTCTCCCATTTTGCGGTCCATGACCTTGGCAGTCCCCTGGCCACGATCCTGCTGGACGCCGACGAGCTCCTGGCCGCGGCCTCTTCCGGCGTGCCGAGCCCCGCGTTGCTCCGCATCCGCGACAATGCCTTGCGACTTAGCTCCATGACCCAGGACATGCTTCTCTTGGCGAAGATGGAGGAGGGAAAGCTGCGGATCGACTCCCGTCCGGGCGATTTGCTCGCGACGGTCAAGGAAGCGGTCCGGAACCTGGCCCCCTTTGCGGAACGGCGCGGGCTGGAGATTCGCGTGGAGGCCTCCTCTTCCTCCCTGGAGGCCCGGTATGATGCCGCGCTTCTCCTCCGGGTGATGGACAATCTTCTGTCCAACGCCCTTAAATTCTCTCCTGCCTCCGGCGTGGTTGTGGTCCGCGCCGTTGCCTTGGAAGGAGGCGTCCAGGTTGAGATCGAGGACCGTGGCCCCGGCATTCCCGAGGAGGTGCGGGAGCGCATCTTTGACAAGTTTGAGGTGGGCGCCCTGCGGAAGGACGTTCCCCAGAGCGGACTGGGACTGACCTTTTGCCGCATGGCGGTGGAGGCCCACGGCGGCCGCATCGGCGTGGAGGCGGGAACGGAAGGCGGGAGCGTCTTTCGCTTTCGTTTTTAGCCTCCAGTCCCCAGCCGGGGTCCTCCGGACGGGCGCGATGGCTAAACCGGAGCGAAAGACCCGGCCTTCCGGGAGGGGTGGGGGAAGGCGTCGGCGATGATCAGGTTTACCGGAGAGGAAGGTGTCGAGAAATGCATTGGCTGAACGTCCGGGTGTCGATCGGCTTGATGAGGTAGGCGGTGCATCCGGCGGCGAGCATCCGCTCCTGATAGGTCCTTTCGTCGTGCCCCGTCAGAGCCACCACGGGGATGTCCCGGGTGCGGGCGTTGGCCCGGATATGCTGTAGCAAGGAAAGTCCGTCCATGTCGGGAAGCT includes:
- a CDS encoding response regulator translates to MDGHAPHALIEVLRFPACLLNEAGSIVHLNAAWREYGVPEGHGPGRVPWAELVWPEDREAALAGFRSATMTGRRADVECRLQNGRGAARWFLISLQPLDGDSEDECRWLCVSTDIHELKRRVADLEKRAAVQTDMLNISGDCIKLIALDGTLIHMNKAGCRALGVAEDSPFGMPWLPLLPKDVWETGKQALASAGEGTISRFPGRSELPDGKVQHWDNTLTPVLGGGGKPQAILCVSREVTAEHEVMESLRESEERLAIAARVGGLGIWDYDIRRDELQCDDSWYRIMGRDPGNPIRSIAEFRPCIHPEDVGRATEVQQTAAELIARNQDYAIMFRIVRPNGDVRWVRSAACLIQDAAGVAVRAVGFVVDITDAKLAEEKLGESHEALRQAERLARLGNWKWDIESDYAVWSEALYEIFGLDPTQPAPKLQELSRVFVPESFEAFLSVAKQCAIMGTPYSIDLKGVRADGTYCFVNARGEPVRDAAGRIVGARGTLVDITERKDAENRVRALSERIQLAVEAGGVGIWEMDVRAQTFVWDDQMHALYGLPPGKFGGSLEEWRTRMHPDDADRILSDWRQAFESGSTFSGEFRILNPIEGVRYLRAQARIFRGSDGVPVRAIGTNWDITAERETGEKLRAERHMLRTLIDHLPQAIFIIDREDRLQVGNLALQHFMGLLPGDDGAGRKVHEHFPKEVRETPWQDCVRVMETGQPLLQHIECLKMADGGARWFRTTKVPWRDMEGGIIGLVCVSEDITEEQAIRRKVEEQSAQLAETNTNLQAALAEAEHQAERAHASERAKGEFLAVMSHEIRTPMNSILGMVGLALKTDLTPKQRNYLGKVELSARALVAIINDILDFSKIEAGGMTLEFVEFSVESLLESVAAVTAMRAEEKGIEIAFSVAPGVPERIVGDSLRLGQVLINLVNNAVKFTDRGEVVVSVALEPEPGLLRFSVQDTGIGLSEEQVGRLFQPFVQAEAGVSRKYGGTGLGLAICKRLVELMGGVIGVRSQPGLGSTFSFTARTPRPAQVPASDTDRWVGLARRRVLVIDDNDTARDILCGMVRRFGMDTMTAASGEVGIALLREASRKGSPFEVVLMDWRMPGMDGLESARQIKADALLQRVPAVLMVTAYAREEILRHAEQLRLEGVLIKPVTESVLFNTLMEALGQAHSIRRLVGRDLGRLRGVRVLLADDDALNREVGVELLRQVGVEVEAVESGEAVLSRIEAKDFDLLLLDMEMAGMGGLETARRLRLNARFERLPIVAMTGNVDTASRQAVRNAGMDGHVEKPIDADFLYDTLLRLLPLAPGLASLAGKRVLVVDDNSFNREVVGDLLVAIGIEVEFAVNGREALERVEGAAYDVVFLDVQMPEMDGLEVARAIRARPRLASLPLIALTAQAQESDREASLAAGMNAHLAKPIDEALLYQTLQRFLVPTAQAVSEAPPPTFPSALPGIDLAVAQARFGGRCEHFLRGFLRDFASAPERIDEKLRADDHAALGFLGHTVKSVAAYLGARALADAASLVEAAAKAGQREAMPGLASDFQRHLRIVIEGLAEHLPLEGKEAKGSAAAGPARIAELLDKAAPLVRKGSFDAVPLLEEIRSILAATPHAALAGELCAQFEDVELKKAAETLERLQKEIAGKKGAP
- a CDS encoding response regulator — encoded protein: MTDSPLDTVLLVDDDRVNRMLLADTLQLDCHVLLAKDGPSALRQIRENSEISLVLLDVSMPGMDGYEVLRLLKADGSTAHVPVVFITGNTDEAEEERGLAAGAVDYIVKPVRPALVRARIRTLLKTAILERELTRPPASAPPGSPDPAVVLLVDDEAVVAEAVRADLQGLPGLEFHHCADGTGAVHEAVRLRPTVILQDLSMPGVDGLLLLARYREHPCLRDVPVLVLSGQEEPLVKAQAFEIGASDYLVKPTAQAELLARIRFHSQAYQDRLRRDEAARVLREAMRLREDFSHFAVHDLGSPLATILLDADELLAAASSGVPSPALLRIRDNALRLSSMTQDMLLLAKMEEGKLRIDSRPGDLLATVKEAVRNLAPFAERRGLEIRVEASSSSLEARYDAALLLRVMDNLLSNALKFSPASGVVVVRAVALEGGVQVEIEDRGPGIPEEVRERIFDKFEVGALRKDVPQSGLGLTFCRMAVEAHGGRIGVEAGTEGGSVFRFRF
- a CDS encoding response regulator, whose amino-acid sequence is MDLTRAEPPRILVVDDSQSNLDISAYFLEWEGYRVLRAMDGRTALHLLDTERPDLVVTDIELPDMDGLSLLQHIRANARTRDIPVVALTGHDERTYQERMLAAGCTAYLIKPIDTRTFSQCISRHLPLR